Proteins found in one Methanothermobacter thermautotrophicus genomic segment:
- a CDS encoding NifB/NifX family molybdenum-iron cluster-binding protein has product MKIAVASDDGKYVNRHFADADSLIIFERIDNEIKFSEIRRIDERRLEKHDDRWGRVMDLIDDCEVVICSKIGEKPLDEAKRMGIIVFESDRKISAAILKSLTDLNIPCRI; this is encoded by the coding sequence ATGAAAATAGCTGTTGCATCAGATGATGGGAAATACGTTAACAGACACTTTGCAGATGCAGATAGCCTTATAATCTTTGAAAGGATTGATAATGAGATTAAATTTTCTGAAATAAGAAGAATTGATGAGAGGAGACTGGAGAAACATGATGATAGGTGGGGGCGGGTCATGGACCTTATAGATGACTGTGAGGTGGTTATATGTAGTAAGATAGGTGAAAAACCTCTTGATGAGGCTAAAAGAATGGGAATAATTGTATTTGAATCTGATAGGAAAATATCGGCAGCTATACTGAAGTCTTTAACTGATCTGAACATACCCTGCAGGATTTAG
- a CDS encoding nitrogenase component 1, with protein MNKNVTINPGRICQPLGAVMAFLGVRGAMPLIHGSQGCSTYMRFQITRHFREPVNIASSSLSEATVVYGGEKNLLKAIRTVEENYKPEVIAVISGCLSETIGDDINRIVRIYKADGDSWIIPVSTPGFKGSHVDGYDMAVTSILGSITENPSHQMERINLINGIMSPADTSELKSILESMGTEFLMITDTSESLDEPFDGNPYFITRHGTSISEIEGAANSMATLSLGGCRSGRLLEADTVLKIGLEIPAGLENTDRFIGTLRELFDVDISPSLMRNRGRLIDAMIDAHQYTYGRRVAIFTDPAYAVAITSMVLEMGMTPSVVLTGSESIYFNEKISQLQKEYGFRCIAMSGADIFDLQSYIAERPVDVLIGNSYCRRVAEEAGIPLMRVGFPVYDRLGSQRIRIAGYSGGIEFVDSISNLIIERYYEEGYEITDGGVADENSCCIR; from the coding sequence ATGAATAAAAACGTCACAATAAACCCTGGAAGGATCTGCCAGCCACTTGGCGCTGTCATGGCTTTCCTTGGCGTCAGGGGGGCGATGCCCTTAATACATGGTTCGCAGGGATGCAGCACCTATATGAGGTTTCAGATAACGAGGCATTTCAGGGAACCAGTTAATATTGCATCAAGCTCACTGAGCGAGGCAACCGTTGTATACGGCGGAGAGAAAAACCTTCTAAAGGCCATAAGAACAGTTGAGGAAAATTACAAACCCGAGGTCATAGCGGTTATCTCAGGCTGCCTCTCAGAAACCATAGGGGACGATATCAACAGGATTGTGAGGATCTACAAGGCTGATGGAGACTCTTGGATAATCCCGGTCTCAACCCCGGGATTCAAAGGATCACATGTGGATGGGTATGACATGGCAGTCACTTCCATCCTCGGATCCATCACAGAGAATCCCTCCCATCAAATGGAACGGATTAATCTCATAAATGGCATCATGAGTCCAGCCGACACCTCGGAGTTAAAGAGCATTCTTGAGTCAATGGGCACGGAATTTCTCATGATAACAGATACCTCAGAATCTCTTGACGAACCCTTCGATGGAAACCCCTACTTTATAACGCGCCACGGAACATCCATAAGTGAAATAGAGGGAGCCGCTAACTCCATGGCAACACTAAGTCTTGGGGGATGCCGATCCGGACGATTACTTGAGGCAGATACGGTATTAAAAATAGGTCTCGAAATCCCAGCAGGCCTCGAAAACACAGATCGTTTCATAGGGACATTAAGGGAGCTCTTTGATGTCGATATCTCACCTTCACTCATGAGGAACAGGGGGCGCCTGATTGATGCCATGATAGATGCACATCAGTACACCTATGGAAGGAGGGTTGCAATCTTCACAGACCCCGCCTATGCAGTGGCCATCACTTCGATGGTTCTTGAAATGGGAATGACGCCTTCAGTTGTTTTAACCGGCTCAGAGAGCATCTACTTCAATGAAAAAATTAGCCAGCTCCAGAAAGAATATGGTTTCAGGTGTATTGCCATGAGCGGCGCGGATATATTTGATTTACAGTCATATATTGCAGAAAGACCTGTTGATGTTCTCATAGGGAACTCTTACTGTAGGAGAGTGGCAGAAGAAGCAGGAATACCCCTCATGAGGGTCGGCTTCCCGGTTTATGATAGACTTGGTTCCCAGAGAATAAGAATTGCAGGTTACAGTGGAGGCATAGAGTTTGTTGATTCCATTAGCAACCTGATAATTGAAAGATACTATGAGGAGGGCTATGAAATAACTGATGGAGGTGTTGCTGATGAAAATAGCTGTTGCATCAGATGA
- a CDS encoding nitrogenase component 1, whose product MDTLIETLPSRREHFKRSCGGGGPRCNEASVPGMVTQRSCVYGGARVVLMPITDAAHLVHGPVGCAACKWDIRGSRSSKSDLYRTGFSTDLEERDVVFGGEDKLLKCILEVDEIYSPSAIFVYSTCVSGVIGDDITAVCRTAEDKTGKWVIPVQSEGFRSFNKSLGHQLACDVLLDHL is encoded by the coding sequence ATGGACACGCTAATAGAAACCCTCCCCTCGAGGAGAGAACACTTCAAGAGGAGCTGCGGGGGAGGGGGGCCACGCTGCAATGAGGCATCAGTACCGGGTATGGTTACTCAGAGGTCATGCGTGTATGGAGGCGCAAGGGTGGTCCTAATGCCGATAACAGATGCAGCGCATCTAGTCCATGGACCCGTTGGATGCGCAGCATGTAAATGGGATATAAGGGGAAGTAGAAGTTCAAAGTCAGATCTCTACAGGACAGGGTTCTCCACAGACCTTGAAGAGAGGGATGTGGTCTTTGGCGGTGAGGACAAACTTCTTAAATGCATACTGGAAGTGGACGAAATCTACTCTCCATCAGCAATATTCGTGTACTCCACATGTGTTTCAGGTGTCATAGGGGATGATATCACGGCCGTCTGCAGAACCGCAGAAGATAAAACAGGAAAATGGGTAATACCAGTACAGTCTGAGGGGTTCAGAAGCTTCAACAAATCCTTAGGACACCAGCTGGCCTGTGATGTTCTCCTTGACCATTTATAG
- a CDS encoding nitrogenase component 1, translated as MSEIKVMERGRELVINPLVTCQPFGAMFATLGIRRGLPIVHGSQGCSTFVRYGLNRHFREPAEIPSHHFMRMLQSLVAGATS; from the coding sequence ATGTCAGAGATAAAAGTGATGGAGAGAGGAAGAGAACTTGTAATAAACCCTCTTGTGACATGCCAGCCATTCGGGGCAATGTTTGCAACCCTTGGTATAAGGAGGGGTCTACCAATTGTCCATGGTTCTCAGGGCTGCAGCACATTTGTGAGGTACGGCCTTAATAGACACTTCCGCGAACCCGCTGAAATACCGTCACATCACTTCATGAGGATGCTGCAGTCTTTGGTGGCAGGAGCAACATCATAA
- a CDS encoding nitrogenase subunit alpha — translation MPFELFDVDTEIPERRKHIYIKKEEDPEEDIPSCNTTTIPGCMTERGCAFAGAKGVITGAIKDVLHVIHSPVGCTAYGYGTKRYPTSQEMPDGSTFPIENFNLKYITGTDLSETDVVFGGMDKLKRCILEAVKEFPEANAVYIYATCTTGLIGDDIDAISREVSEEIGKDVVAINAPGFSGPTQSKGHQVANYTLFESLVGTAEPPAVTDYDVNLIGEYNIDGDLWVLKKYFEEMGINVLSTFTGDCCHDEIKWMHRAKLSLVRCQRSATYIAKLLEERYNVPYMKVDFFGIEYCRKNLMAIGEYFGIPERAESVINDRMEKIGPEIEYIRNKLAGKRVWIFSGGPKNWHLPRPLEDELGMEVVAVSTMFEHEDGYEKIKKRVREETVIVDDPNSLELEEIIEKYRPDIILSGIKEKYLAHKLGVPCVLIHSYENGPYIGFEGFLNLARDMYASIYNPVWELLEFESGD, via the coding sequence ATGCCATTTGAACTGTTTGATGTTGACACCGAAATACCTGAGAGAAGAAAACACATCTATATAAAGAAGGAGGAAGATCCCGAGGAGGATATACCCTCATGTAACACAACAACAATCCCCGGCTGCATGACTGAGAGGGGATGCGCATTTGCGGGTGCAAAGGGTGTGATAACTGGCGCAATAAAGGATGTTCTGCATGTTATCCATTCACCTGTTGGATGCACAGCATATGGGTACGGTACAAAGAGATACCCCACATCACAGGAAATGCCAGATGGTAGCACTTTCCCCATTGAAAACTTCAACCTGAAGTACATAACAGGCACGGATCTCAGCGAGACGGACGTGGTGTTTGGGGGTATGGATAAACTCAAGAGATGCATCCTTGAGGCCGTTAAAGAATTCCCTGAGGCAAATGCTGTTTACATATATGCAACATGCACAACTGGCCTCATAGGTGATGATATCGACGCGATTTCAAGGGAAGTATCAGAAGAGATAGGTAAGGACGTTGTTGCAATAAATGCCCCGGGCTTTTCTGGTCCAACACAGTCAAAGGGACATCAGGTTGCAAACTACACACTCTTCGAGAGCCTTGTGGGAACTGCAGAGCCTCCGGCAGTCACGGACTATGATGTGAATCTCATAGGAGAATACAACATCGATGGTGACCTCTGGGTTCTGAAGAAATACTTTGAGGAGATGGGAATAAATGTTCTTAGCACATTCACAGGGGATTGCTGCCATGATGAGATAAAATGGATGCACAGGGCCAAGCTTAGTCTGGTCAGGTGTCAGCGTTCAGCCACCTACATCGCGAAACTTCTGGAGGAACGTTACAATGTCCCATACATGAAGGTTGATTTCTTTGGAATAGAATACTGCAGGAAGAACCTCATGGCGATAGGGGAATATTTCGGAATTCCTGAAAGGGCAGAGAGTGTTATAAATGATAGGATGGAGAAGATAGGTCCTGAAATTGAGTATATCCGCAATAAACTGGCTGGTAAAAGGGTATGGATATTTTCAGGGGGCCCAAAGAACTGGCACCTTCCCCGCCCCCTTGAGGACGAACTTGGAATGGAGGTAGTTGCCGTTTCAACAATGTTCGAACATGAAGATGGATATGAAAAAATCAAGAAAAGGGTCAGGGAAGAGACGGTGATAGTTGATGACCCAAATTCACTGGAACTTGAGGAGATCATTGAAAAGTACAGGCCAGACATCATCCTTTCAGGCATAAAGGAGAAGTACCTTGCCCATAAACTTGGCGTGCCATGTGTACTCATCCATTCCTACGAAAACGGTCCATACATAGGTTTTGAGGGATTCCTGAATCTTGCAAGGGACATGTACGCATCAATATACAATCCTGTCTGGGAGCTGCTTGAATTTGAGTCAGGTGATTGA
- a CDS encoding P-II family nitrogen regulator, with protein MKEIIVIIRPNKMKKTRDVLEALGFPAMNARRVLGRGNQRAIIGDVTLPFPPEGIEEAKGTMRYIPKRMISIMVEDCDVQLVVEAIMKVNHTGNIGDGKIFVCPVDDAVRIRTGEKGDMAL; from the coding sequence ATGAAGGAGATAATAGTCATAATAAGGCCAAATAAAATGAAGAAGACCAGGGATGTCCTTGAAGCCCTGGGCTTCCCGGCCATGAACGCCAGAAGAGTCCTGGGGAGGGGGAATCAGAGGGCCATAATCGGTGATGTTACCCTCCCCTTTCCCCCAGAGGGTATTGAAGAGGCAAAGGGCACAATGAGATACATCCCTAAGAGGATGATCAGCATCATGGTTGAGGACTGTGACGTTCAGCTGGTTGTGGAGGCCATAATGAAGGTAAACCACACAGGGAACATTGGGGATGGTAAAATCTTTGTATGTCCAGTGGATGATGCTGTAAGGATAAGGACAGGCGAAAAAGGAGACATGGCGCTTTAA
- a CDS encoding P-II family nitrogen regulator, which translates to MKMIRAIIRPEKSEEVVDALAEVGFPALTKMDVIGRGKQKGIRLDEIYYDEIPKTMLLIVVDDADAEKVINTVSETAFTGNIGDGKIFVSPVESAYTVRTREESL; encoded by the coding sequence ATGAAGATGATAAGGGCTATAATAAGACCAGAGAAATCTGAAGAGGTTGTTGATGCCCTGGCTGAAGTCGGATTTCCAGCCCTCACAAAAATGGATGTTATAGGAAGAGGTAAACAGAAGGGGATACGCCTTGATGAGATTTACTATGATGAGATACCAAAGACCATGCTCCTCATAGTTGTGGATGACGCGGATGCAGAGAAGGTCATAAACACTGTCAGTGAAACAGCCTTCACAGGGAACATTGGGGACGGTAAAATCTTTGTAAGTCCTGTGGAAAGCGCATATACTGTCAGAACAAGGGAAGAGAGTCTTTAG
- the nifH gene encoding nitrogenase iron protein, with amino-acid sequence MVRKIAIYGKGGIGKSTTQQNTAAAMSYFHGKNVMIHGCDPKADSTRLILGGKMQTTMMDTLRELGEGACTPDKVIETEFGGIKCVESGGPEPGVGCAGRGVITAITLMERHGVYEKDLDFVFFDVLGDVVCGGFAMPVRDGKAEEIYIVASGEMMALYAANNICKGMVKYANQSGVRLGGIICNSRNVDGERELLEEFCERIGTKMIHFVPRDNIVQKAEFNKKSVIEFDPECNQSQEYRELARKIIENRDFVVPEPMTMDEMEELVVKYGVMD; translated from the coding sequence ATGGTAAGAAAAATAGCTATATATGGAAAGGGTGGAATTGGAAAGTCCACAACACAGCAGAACACAGCAGCTGCAATGAGCTACTTCCATGGTAAAAATGTGATGATCCATGGATGTGACCCCAAGGCGGATAGCACACGCCTGATACTTGGGGGTAAGATGCAGACAACAATGATGGATACTCTCCGTGAACTTGGAGAGGGTGCATGCACACCGGATAAGGTCATTGAAACGGAATTTGGGGGAATAAAATGTGTTGAATCAGGAGGCCCGGAGCCCGGTGTAGGATGTGCTGGCAGAGGTGTCATAACTGCAATAACCCTCATGGAAAGACATGGAGTCTATGAAAAGGACCTGGACTTTGTATTTTTCGATGTACTGGGGGATGTTGTGTGCGGGGGCTTTGCAATGCCAGTCAGGGATGGAAAGGCAGAGGAGATATACATAGTGGCCTCTGGGGAGATGATGGCACTCTATGCAGCAAATAACATATGCAAAGGAATGGTTAAATACGCCAACCAGAGCGGTGTACGTCTCGGGGGAATAATATGCAACAGCAGAAACGTTGATGGAGAAAGGGAGCTCCTTGAGGAATTCTGTGAGAGAATAGGCACAAAGATGATACACTTCGTTCCGAGGGACAATATCGTCCAGAAGGCAGAATTCAACAAAAAATCAGTCATAGAATTCGATCCAGAGTGCAACCAGTCTCAGGAGTACCGGGAACTTGCAAGGAAAATAATTGAAAACAGGGACTTCGTGGTACCGGAACCAATGACAATGGATGAAATGGAAGAACTCGTTGTAAAATATGGGGTTATGGATTAG
- a CDS encoding formylmethanofuran dehydrogenase subunit B, which yields MEYVKNVVCPFCGTLCDDIICKVEDNEIVGTINACRIGHSKFVHAEGAMRYTKPLIRKNGEFVEVSYEEAIDKAAKILAESKRPLMYGWSCTECEAQAVGVELAEEAGAVIDNTASVCHGPSVLALQDVGYPICTFGEVKNRADVVVYWGCNPMHAHPRHMSRNVFARGFFRERGRSDRTLIVVDPRKTDSAKLADIHLQLDFDHDYELLDAMRACLLGHDILYDEVAGVPREQIEEAVEVLKNAQFGILFFGMGITHSRGKHRNIDTAIMMVEDLNDYAKWTLIPMRGHYNVTGFNQVCTWESGYPYCVDFSEGEPRYNPGETGANDLLQNREADSMMVIASDPGAHFPQRALERMAEIPVIAIEPHRTPTTEMADIIIPPAIVGMEAEGTAYRMEGVPIRMKKVVDTDLLSDREILEKLLEKVREYKASK from the coding sequence ATGGAATATGTGAAAAATGTGGTCTGCCCCTTCTGCGGAACCCTCTGTGACGACATCATATGTAAGGTTGAGGACAACGAGATCGTTGGAACCATCAACGCATGCAGGATAGGTCACAGCAAGTTCGTGCATGCAGAGGGTGCAATGAGGTACACCAAACCACTCATAAGAAAGAACGGCGAATTCGTCGAGGTGAGCTACGAGGAGGCCATAGACAAGGCAGCAAAGATTCTTGCAGAATCAAAAAGGCCATTAATGTATGGATGGAGCTGTACCGAATGCGAGGCACAGGCCGTTGGAGTTGAACTTGCAGAGGAGGCCGGTGCAGTAATCGACAACACAGCATCAGTATGCCACGGACCATCAGTCCTCGCCCTCCAGGACGTGGGTTACCCCATATGTACCTTCGGTGAGGTCAAAAACAGAGCAGATGTTGTTGTGTACTGGGGATGCAACCCGATGCACGCCCACCCAAGGCACATGTCAAGGAACGTCTTTGCCCGCGGATTCTTCAGGGAGAGGGGAAGATCAGACAGAACACTCATAGTGGTGGATCCAAGGAAAACCGACAGTGCGAAGCTTGCAGACATACACCTCCAGCTTGACTTTGACCATGACTATGAACTCCTCGATGCAATGAGAGCCTGTTTGCTTGGCCATGATATACTCTACGACGAGGTTGCAGGTGTTCCAAGGGAACAGATCGAAGAGGCTGTTGAAGTGCTTAAGAACGCACAGTTCGGTATACTCTTCTTCGGTATGGGTATAACCCACAGCAGGGGTAAGCACAGGAACATCGACACAGCCATCATGATGGTGGAGGACCTCAACGACTACGCCAAGTGGACACTCATACCAATGAGGGGACACTACAACGTTACAGGGTTCAACCAGGTCTGCACCTGGGAGAGCGGATACCCATACTGTGTTGACTTCTCGGAGGGAGAGCCCAGGTACAACCCTGGTGAGACAGGTGCAAATGACCTCCTTCAGAACAGGGAAGCCGACTCCATGATGGTGATCGCCTCTGACCCTGGAGCCCATTTCCCACAGAGGGCCCTTGAGAGGATGGCTGAGATACCCGTCATAGCCATCGAACCCCACAGGACCCCAACAACCGAGATGGCTGACATAATAATTCCACCGGCCATCGTGGGTATGGAGGCAGAGGGAACAGCCTACCGTATGGAAGGTGTCCCCATAAGGATGAAGAAGGTCGTTGACACGGACCTCCTATCAGACAGGGAGATCCTCGAGAAGCTTCTTGAGAAGGTAAGGGAATATAAGGCCTCTAAGTAG
- the fwdC gene encoding tungsten-dependent formylmethanofuran dehydrogenase subunit FwdC, which yields MSEIILTPKEQPEVPLEAPNIKPDVFAGKSIDEIRNIQIMHGNEVVKLGDFFEVSGEPADSAADIKIIIDGDVYNTKRIGQEMTAGEILVKGNVNMYVGAGMKGGKITVEGNARSWAGQDMRGGELEILGDAGDYVGSSYRGDWRGMSGGVITVHGNAENEIGEYMNGGKIIIKGDVNIMPGIHMNNGLIIIEGNAVARVGGEMAGGTIIVKGMIEEFLPGFKYLGVEKDIEVNGETFPGAYYKFEGDHAIKGAKGTVYAAVGCNGHIEP from the coding sequence ATGAGTGAAATAATACTAACTCCAAAGGAACAGCCTGAAGTGCCACTGGAGGCACCAAACATCAAACCCGACGTATTCGCAGGAAAATCGATAGATGAGATCAGGAACATCCAGATAATGCATGGTAACGAGGTAGTTAAACTTGGTGACTTCTTTGAAGTAAGTGGTGAACCAGCAGACTCAGCAGCCGACATAAAAATCATAATAGACGGTGATGTCTACAACACCAAGAGGATAGGCCAGGAGATGACCGCCGGCGAAATCCTCGTGAAGGGTAACGTGAACATGTACGTCGGCGCAGGCATGAAGGGCGGTAAGATCACAGTGGAAGGCAACGCAAGATCCTGGGCAGGACAGGACATGAGGGGAGGAGAACTGGAAATCCTCGGAGATGCAGGTGACTACGTCGGATCCTCCTACCGTGGTGACTGGAGAGGTATGAGCGGTGGCGTCATAACCGTACATGGAAACGCTGAAAACGAGATCGGAGAGTACATGAACGGCGGTAAGATCATCATCAAGGGTGATGTTAACATAATGCCGGGCATACACATGAACAACGGTCTCATAATAATCGAGGGCAACGCCGTTGCAAGGGTCGGCGGTGAAATGGCAGGTGGAACAATAATAGTCAAGGGAATGATAGAGGAATTCCTGCCAGGATTCAAGTACCTCGGCGTTGAAAAGGACATAGAGGTCAACGGGGAAACCTTCCCTGGAGCATACTACAAGTTTGAAGGAGATCACGCAATTAAAGGAGCTAAGGGTACAGTCTATGCGGCTGTCGGATGCAACGGCCACATAGAACCCTAA
- the fwdA gene encoding tungsten-dependent formylmethanofuran dehydrogenase subunit FwdA → MEYIIKNGFVYCPLNNVDGEKMDICVKDGKIVESVSDSAKVIDASGKMVMPGGVDPHAHIAGAKVNVGRMYRPEDSRRDVEKFRAGRAGSGFSVPSTFMTGYRYAQMGYTTAMEAAMPPLLARHTHEEFHDTPIIDHAAYPLFGNNWFVMEYLKDGDVDACAAYASWLLRATKGYAIKIVNPAGTEAWAWGGNVHGIYDPAPYFDITPAEIIKGLAEVNEKLQLPHSIHLHCNDLGHPGNYETTLASFDVPKNIKPNPATGERDTILYATHVQFHSYGGTTWRDFVSEAPKVADYVNRNDHVVIDVGQITLDETTTMTADGPMEYDLHSLNGLKWANCDVELETGSGVVPFIYSARAPVPAVQWAIGMELFLLIDDPGKVCLTTDSPNAGPFTRYPRVIAWLMSNRYRMNLIEGELHKWAQRKSTIATIDREYTFSEIAQITRATSAKVLGLSETKGHLGAGADADIAVYNINPETVDPSADYMAIEEGFSRAAYVFKDGEIVVKDGEVVASPHGRTYWADTQVDESLYNEVLANVESTFKQYYSVNFANYPVQDEYLPKSAPVKGVML, encoded by the coding sequence ATGGAATACATAATCAAGAACGGATTTGTTTACTGTCCTCTTAACAACGTCGATGGAGAAAAGATGGACATCTGCGTTAAGGATGGTAAAATAGTTGAAAGCGTCAGTGACAGCGCAAAGGTCATTGATGCATCTGGAAAAATGGTGATGCCAGGAGGTGTTGACCCACACGCCCACATAGCAGGTGCAAAGGTCAATGTGGGAAGGATGTACAGGCCAGAGGACAGCCGCAGGGACGTTGAAAAGTTCAGAGCCGGAAGGGCTGGAAGCGGTTTCTCAGTGCCATCAACATTCATGACAGGTTACAGGTACGCCCAGATGGGTTACACCACAGCAATGGAGGCAGCCATGCCGCCACTGCTTGCAAGGCACACCCATGAAGAATTCCATGACACACCCATAATAGACCACGCAGCATACCCTCTATTTGGTAACAACTGGTTTGTGATGGAGTACCTCAAGGATGGAGACGTTGATGCCTGCGCAGCCTACGCCTCATGGCTCCTCAGGGCCACCAAAGGTTACGCAATAAAGATAGTTAACCCTGCCGGTACCGAGGCATGGGCATGGGGTGGAAACGTCCATGGAATCTATGACCCTGCACCCTACTTTGACATAACACCTGCAGAGATCATAAAGGGACTTGCAGAGGTCAACGAAAAACTCCAGCTACCACACTCGATACACCTCCACTGTAACGACCTCGGACACCCTGGAAACTATGAGACAACCCTGGCATCCTTTGACGTGCCAAAGAACATAAAACCAAACCCTGCAACCGGTGAAAGGGACACAATACTGTATGCAACACACGTCCAGTTCCACAGTTACGGTGGAACAACATGGAGGGACTTCGTATCCGAGGCACCAAAGGTTGCTGACTATGTAAACAGGAATGACCATGTGGTGATAGACGTTGGTCAGATAACCCTCGACGAGACAACAACCATGACCGCAGACGGCCCAATGGAATACGACCTCCACTCACTCAACGGACTCAAATGGGCGAACTGTGACGTGGAACTCGAAACAGGTTCAGGTGTCGTTCCATTCATATACTCTGCAAGGGCACCGGTCCCAGCAGTCCAGTGGGCAATCGGAATGGAACTCTTCCTCCTCATAGACGACCCCGGCAAGGTGTGCCTCACAACGGACAGTCCAAACGCAGGGCCATTCACACGTTACCCAAGGGTCATCGCATGGCTCATGAGCAACAGGTACAGGATGAACCTCATTGAGGGAGAACTGCACAAGTGGGCCCAGAGGAAGAGTACCATAGCAACAATTGACAGGGAGTACACATTCTCAGAGATAGCACAGATCACAAGGGCAACATCTGCAAAGGTCCTGGGTCTCAGCGAAACCAAGGGACACCTCGGTGCAGGTGCAGATGCTGACATAGCAGTCTACAACATCAACCCTGAAACAGTCGATCCATCAGCAGACTACATGGCCATTGAGGAAGGATTCTCAAGGGCGGCCTACGTCTTCAAGGACGGCGAAATAGTTGTTAAGGACGGAGAAGTCGTGGCCTCACCACACGGAAGGACCTACTGGGCTGACACCCAGGTCGATGAGTCCCTCTACAACGAGGTTCTCGCCAACGTTGAGAGCACATTCAAACAGTACTACTCTGTTAACTTTGCAAACTACCCTGTGCAGGATGAGTACCTGCCAAAATCTGCTCCAGTTAAAGGGGTGATGTTATGA
- the fwdD gene encoding tungsten-dependent formylmethanofuran dehydrogenase subunit FwdD, giving the protein MRVILNTGRTIWQGQAIESGKDLKMYVDAAAIIQMNPDMMKQLGINEGDNVKVISEYGDVVVKAVEAKEPLPEGMVYIPMGPWANRVIRPDTDSTATPSFKNIPVEIIPTDEEVPDMPTLMKVYGKVGQI; this is encoded by the coding sequence ATGAGAGTCATACTCAACACAGGAAGGACCATATGGCAGGGACAGGCTATAGAGTCCGGTAAGGACCTTAAGATGTACGTCGATGCGGCTGCCATAATCCAGATGAACCCTGACATGATGAAGCAGCTCGGGATAAACGAAGGAGACAACGTGAAGGTCATCTCAGAATATGGGGATGTAGTTGTAAAGGCTGTTGAAGCAAAGGAGCCACTCCCAGAGGGAATGGTTTACATACCAATGGGTCCCTGGGCCAACAGGGTTATAAGGCCAGACACCGATTCAACAGCAACACCAAGCTTCAAGAACATACCGGTGGAGATCATACCCACCGATGAAGAGGTTCCTGACATGCCTACCCTCATGAAGGTCTACGGTAAGGTAGGTCAGATCTAA
- a CDS encoding 4Fe-4S binding protein — MAIGLKAYPELCHGCGNCVIACPVNALRSPEVAGGKGPTDDVEIIMIVEDGVVNIKNPELCGKCGTCVESCPVDAIRLEELE, encoded by the coding sequence ATGGCAATAGGACTTAAGGCATACCCTGAACTCTGCCATGGATGTGGAAACTGCGTGATCGCATGTCCAGTGAACGCCCTCAGAAGCCCCGAAGTCGCCGGTGGAAAGGGGCCAACAGATGATGTTGAGATCATCATGATAGTTGAGGACGGGGTTGTTAACATAAAGAACCCTGAACTCTGTGGAAAGTGCGGCACATGCGTTGAAAGTTGCCCTGTTGATGCAATCAGGCTGGAGGAATTAGAATGA